GAAATTCTTCTCAATAGAGGACTGTTCTTTGGTGAGACTCCCTTTACGACACTATTAATGTCTGACGGAAATATAGTAGGGCTTGAACTTCATATGCTTCGGCTTAAGAAATGTGTTGAGTACTTATTCAAAGTTGATTTCAATGATTATGACTCTCTTGTTCGAGAATCACTTATGAAGGCCTATGAAAAAATAGGGCAATACTATATACGCATAACATTTTATAAAACATTATCCGGAAAGATTGATTTTTTCATTTATAAAGATGTGTTTACTGCAAAAGAATCGAGCTTAGAGCTTGGACTATCTAATAGTATAAAAGGTAAGAGTTTAATTCCAAGTTTTCTTAAAGTGGGAAACTATCTAGAATATTCAATGGAATTAAGCGAAAGGACTGACTGTAATGAATTGCTCTACGTTGATTTTGAAGATTATATATTGGAATCTGGGACATCTAATATATTTATTATTAACGAAGAAGAAATTCTAACACCTAGTTTAAGAAGTGGAGTTCTAGATGGAGTAACTAGACAGATTCTACTACAGTTTTTGTCGCAAGAAGATTACAGATTTAAAGAAGCAGATATTAAATTAAGCGTGCTAGATACGGCCTCTGAGATTTGGCTGTGTAATGGATTACGTGGTATTCGGGTTGTAGATAGATTTAAAACTAGAAAGTTATCAAATAGTGTATGGACAACACTTAATGATAAGTATGAAAAATTTTGTGAGAAGTTATGGTAAAAATATTAAAAGTAAATTGTCCCAATTGTAAAAAAGAATTTAATTACTATCATTCTGATTTCAGACCATTTTGCTCTGAGAGGTGCAAAATGGTCGACATGGGACATTGGCTTAATGAAGGTTATACTGTTCCTGTAAGAAAATCACCGGATGAAGAACTAAATATTGATGAGTTCGAAATAGATGAAGCCGACCAAGGATTTGGAAATTTCTATGATGAAGAATAAAAGATCAGACATAAAAGATGCCCTTAAATTTTCAATTGACCTTTCTTATAAGGCAGGAGAAATTTTATTAAAATATCAAAAAAAATTAAACTCTTTAGAAATAACAAATAAGCAAGCTCAAGGTGTAGCATCTAGTGCAGATATTGCATCAGAAAAGTTTATTATAAAATCTATTTTAAAAAAATTTCCTGATCATCATATTCTTGCCGAGGAGAGTGCCTATGCTCAATTCGGAAATAAGAAAAAGGCCTACGAAGTCTTCAAGGAAAAAGAATGGACATGGGTTATTGATCCTCTTGATGGAACGAATAATTATTTAAATGGATTAGACTACTATGCTATTTGTATTTCTCTTCTGCACTTTGGAAAACCAGTTGTAGGGGTTGTATATAGACCTTCAAATGGAGACTGTTTCTTTGCTAGCTCATTTGAGCAAAGCAAGTTTCAAAATATAAGAAATCATAAGAAATCTAAAACTCTTTATAGCGACAATAACCCTAAGAAGTTAAAGCAAGCGCTTCTCAGTACAGGCTTTGTTTGTGAAAAAGGAATTCCATTTGATCATGAGTTCTCAGTTTTTAAGCATATGATGGCCAATTCAAGAGGAATTAGAAGAATGGGAAGTGCTGCTCTTGATTTATGTCTTGTTTCTAGCGGTGTATTTGATGGGTTTTGGGAAAAAGGACTTGCTCCTTGGGATATGGCTGCAGCAGGGCTAATTTGCATTCAAAGTGGAGTCAAAGTAACTGACTACAATGGTAAGGAGTTTCAACCTTTTTGTGAATCAATCTTGGCAGCGAGGACACCTTTTTATAAGAACTTAAAAAGAGAAATCAATAGATAGTTGATATTTTTGCTCAGATAGTGAAAACATTGAACTCCTGTTGACAGGATTTTGTAAGGCCCTATAATTTTACATAGATATAATCTTTTAGCATTCCAAGGATGGAGACGTGACTGAGACACTAAAAAGGTTCGTAAGAGAAGTTTCACAATTTAGTGATGAGACTCTAATTATTACCTTGTCTATATTAATTCTAGTACTAGTAATTCTTGTCGTTTATTGGCATTACAATAAGAAGAAGTTTCACCAGCTATCACATCAGATACCTGCTAGCGTTTTAAAGACATACCTAGATTCTATTATTCAAAATTCAACTTCATTAAAGTCGTCACTGTTTAGAGGCGGTGGTTTAGATATCGGTTCAGGTATTCCTTCAGTTGTTCCTGTTGGTGACTTGCCGATTGGTAATATTTCCGTTGGAGATAGTTCAGAAGAATTAAATCAGAAAAATGCAGAGATTGCATCATTAACACAAAGACTTATGGATAAGGACCGTCAGTTGGCTGAAATTGATGACAAGCTTCGTGAAGCTCAAGCTGCATCATTAAGTTCTGGTGGAGATAGTTCTGAAGAAGTTGCAATTCTTCAGGCGGAGATTGAAAAGTTAAGAGCAGAGTTGGAAGCATTAAAAAGTGCTGCCCCAGCTGATGGCGGTGATGACGCTATGGCCGCTCAACTAACTGAAGTAACTAAAGAGCGAGACGAGTTGAAAGAAAGACTCATGGAATATGAAATTATTGAAGAAGATCTTGCAAATTTAAAAAGACTTCAACAAGAGAATGATCAGCTTAAGAAAACAATTGCTGATTTACAAGCGGGTGGTGGAGAAGCTCCTGCACCAGTACCTACTCCAGAAGAACCGGAGCCTGCTGCTGAAGCTCCTGTTGAGGAAGCAGCACCTGCAGCCGAAATTCCTGCTGAAGCTCCAGCTGATGATGATCTTGAAGCGCAGATGGCCGCGGCAATCACTGAAACTCCTGCGGCCGAAGCAGCTGCAGAAGCACCTGCTGATGATATTCCTGCAAATGAAGGTGAACAGAAATCGGCAGAAGAATTATTATCTGAATTTGAAAAGATGCTTGGTTAAACCTAGGACTTCTATGAATATAAAAATATTAGTATCTCTATTAGTTTTCTTTTCAGCTTCATGCTTTGCAAGTATTGATAAGCAAGCGAGTCAAAAAGTAATAACGGCTTCACTTTTAAAAAAGTTTTCTAAAGACTCTAATAAGAAAGAGTTACTTGCTTTAAAAAAAGAAGTTATCTCTTATAGAGGAAAATCTGTTCCTGCTCTGGTTCAGGTGATGAAAGATGGAAAGTATCCAGAAAAGAATAAGTGGGTTGCAACATTTCTTCTTGGTCAAGTCATGGGAAAAAAATCAGCTCCATATATATCTAAATTCTTAGCTCATCCTAGTTGGGTCATGAGAATGGCTTCTTTGAAAACTCTCTTGGCCCTAAAGGGAACAGAGTATAAAAGATCATTTAGTACTGCACTTAAAGATAAGTCTTTCATCGTAAGGTCACAGGCCTTAGATAATATCTCTAAGCTTAACTTAACTTCTGAAGCACCTTTTGTCTGGCAAATGCTCTATGATAAGAGGAACTACTACAACCCTAAAGCAAAGAAGGGTGAAAAGACGGCGAGTTTAAAGAGAACTAACCTTATTAAGAAAGTTATTACAACAGTTGGAGATTTAAAGTTTGAAAAAGCTAAGAAGCCTCTCTTATCGATGATTCAAAAGTCAAAGTATGAAGATATTTTTAAAGAAATGGATACTTCATTAGAGAAAATTACTGGAAAAAAGTCGCCAACAGGCTCTGTTGATATTAAAAAGAGATACTGGTCAAAAGTTTCTTTAGCTTCCCAAACATTTTAAGCTAGAAGTTTTCTTCTAGCTCTTTACTCTTTTTCTCTTCTATCTTTTTAAGCTGATTGTCTATGGTAATTACTCTCTCAATTCTATAGAGAAGAGATTTCTCAAGAATTCCGTCACTTCTCTCGACTTTCCATCCTTGTAGAAAATCTTGTTCTACCATTTGTCTTTTGAAAACTGTTATCTTTGAAACTTCTCTGTTTCCACTAAATCCTTTAACGACATTGACAATAAGTTTGAATCTAGCTGCTTTGACCGAGTCTCGACTACCA
The window above is part of the Halobacteriovorax sp. HLS genome. Proteins encoded here:
- a CDS encoding HEAT repeat domain-containing protein, translated to MNIKILVSLLVFFSASCFASIDKQASQKVITASLLKKFSKDSNKKELLALKKEVISYRGKSVPALVQVMKDGKYPEKNKWVATFLLGQVMGKKSAPYISKFLAHPSWVMRMASLKTLLALKGTEYKRSFSTALKDKSFIVRSQALDNISKLNLTSEAPFVWQMLYDKRNYYNPKAKKGEKTASLKRTNLIKKVITTVGDLKFEKAKKPLLSMIQKSKYEDIFKEMDTSLEKITGKKSPTGSVDIKKRYWSKVSLASQTF
- a CDS encoding inositol monophosphatase family protein, with the translated sequence MMKNKRSDIKDALKFSIDLSYKAGEILLKYQKKLNSLEITNKQAQGVASSADIASEKFIIKSILKKFPDHHILAEESAYAQFGNKKKAYEVFKEKEWTWVIDPLDGTNNYLNGLDYYAICISLLHFGKPVVGVVYRPSNGDCFFASSFEQSKFQNIRNHKKSKTLYSDNNPKKLKQALLSTGFVCEKGIPFDHEFSVFKHMMANSRGIRRMGSAALDLCLVSSGVFDGFWEKGLAPWDMAAAGLICIQSGVKVTDYNGKEFQPFCESILAARTPFYKNLKREINR
- a CDS encoding aminotransferase class IV; translated protein: MNSSLFRTETELSLEEILLNRGLFFGETPFTTLLMSDGNIVGLELHMLRLKKCVEYLFKVDFNDYDSLVRESLMKAYEKIGQYYIRITFYKTLSGKIDFFIYKDVFTAKESSLELGLSNSIKGKSLIPSFLKVGNYLEYSMELSERTDCNELLYVDFEDYILESGTSNIFIINEEEILTPSLRSGVLDGVTRQILLQFLSQEDYRFKEADIKLSVLDTASEIWLCNGLRGIRVVDRFKTRKLSNSVWTTLNDKYEKFCEKLW
- a CDS encoding DNA gyrase inhibitor YacG translates to MVKILKVNCPNCKKEFNYYHSDFRPFCSERCKMVDMGHWLNEGYTVPVRKSPDEELNIDEFEIDEADQGFGNFYDEE